One window from the genome of Clostridia bacterium encodes:
- a CDS encoding NAD-dependent malic enzyme, translating into MSVRERALELHARHRGKIAVVSKVPLSTVDDLSLAYTPGVAEPCKEIHRNKELVYDYTAKGNMVAVVTDGTAVLGLGNIGPEAAYPVMEGKALLFKNFAGVDAFPICLDTTDVDRIVETVKLLAPTFGGINLEDIAAPNCFEIERRLKAELDIPIFHDDQHGTAVVAAAALVNALKIVGKKLGDIKIVINGAGAAGIAITKLLLSMGVGEIILCDRQGAIYESRDAGMNPAKAEIAKLTNKDRQQGTLADVIKGADVFMGVSGPNMVTKEMVAGMKEPVIMAMANPVPEIMPADAAEAGARVICTGRSDFPNQVNNVLAFPGIFRGALDVRARDINDEMKLAAAYAIAGLISEADLRPDYVIPSPFDERVAPAVAKAVAKAAQESGVARLNIDPEAIAERTRQLLR; encoded by the coding sequence GCCAGGCACCGGGGGAAAATCGCCGTAGTCAGCAAAGTTCCTCTCAGCACGGTCGATGACCTGAGCCTGGCCTACACGCCGGGAGTCGCGGAGCCGTGTAAGGAGATTCACCGGAACAAAGAGTTGGTTTATGACTACACTGCCAAAGGCAACATGGTAGCGGTGGTGACCGACGGCACCGCCGTGTTGGGACTCGGGAATATTGGGCCGGAAGCGGCCTATCCGGTAATGGAAGGCAAGGCTTTGCTGTTTAAGAATTTTGCCGGCGTGGACGCTTTTCCCATCTGCCTTGACACTACCGATGTGGACCGGATCGTGGAAACGGTGAAGCTGCTGGCGCCGACTTTCGGCGGGATCAATTTAGAAGATATTGCCGCACCCAATTGTTTTGAAATAGAAAGGCGATTGAAAGCGGAGCTGGATATTCCCATCTTCCATGATGACCAGCACGGCACGGCGGTGGTGGCTGCCGCCGCTTTGGTCAATGCGCTGAAAATTGTGGGCAAAAAGCTCGGCGATATTAAGATTGTGATTAACGGCGCAGGGGCTGCCGGAATTGCCATCACCAAGCTCTTACTTTCCATGGGTGTAGGGGAAATCATTCTTTGCGATCGCCAAGGGGCTATTTATGAAAGCCGGGACGCAGGGATGAACCCGGCTAAGGCAGAGATCGCGAAGCTGACGAATAAGGACCGGCAGCAAGGCACTCTGGCGGATGTCATCAAAGGTGCCGATGTGTTTATGGGCGTATCCGGTCCCAACATGGTGACCAAAGAAATGGTGGCCGGTATGAAAGAACCCGTTATCATGGCCATGGCCAACCCGGTACCGGAAATTATGCCGGCGGATGCGGCGGAAGCCGGGGCCCGGGTCATCTGCACCGGGCGCTCTGATTTTCCTAATCAGGTGAATAACGTCTTGGCTTTCCCGGGGATATTCCGCGGTGCCTTGGATGTCCGGGCCAGGGATATTAATGACGAAATGAAGCTGGCCGCCGCATACGCCATTGCCGGCCTCATTTCCGAGGCCGATTTGCGGCCGGATTATGTCATCCCCAGTCCTTTTGATGAAAGGGTAGCCCCGGCGGTGGCCAAGGCGGTAGCCAAAGCCGCCCAGGAGAGCGGCGTGGCCAGGTTGAACATCGATCCGGAAGCCATCGCCGAAAGAACCAGGCAACTGCTCCGGTAA